A part of Micromonospora chersina genomic DNA contains:
- a CDS encoding GTP-binding protein has product MSHRPPAPSGRVTSAKIVIAGGFGVGKTTLVGSVSEITPLTTEAIMTSAGVGVDDTRQVPGKTTTTVAMDFGRISIDRDLILYLFGTPGQTRFWFMWDELVRGAIGAVVLVDTRRLADCFAAIDFFEHRRLPYLVAINCFDGMQYHDPQDVRDALAISPDVPVVACDARNRESTKHVLISLVEYVLTMRRSRAVAPA; this is encoded by the coding sequence ATGTCGCACCGGCCGCCGGCCCCGAGCGGGCGCGTGACGTCGGCGAAGATCGTTATCGCCGGTGGATTCGGCGTCGGCAAGACGACGCTGGTCGGCTCGGTCTCGGAGATCACGCCGCTGACCACCGAGGCGATCATGACCTCCGCCGGCGTGGGCGTCGACGACACCCGGCAGGTGCCGGGCAAGACGACGACCACGGTGGCGATGGACTTCGGTCGTATCTCGATCGACCGCGATCTGATCCTGTACCTGTTCGGTACGCCGGGTCAGACCCGGTTCTGGTTCATGTGGGATGAACTGGTCCGGGGCGCGATCGGCGCCGTGGTGCTGGTCGACACCCGTCGACTGGCCGACTGCTTCGCCGCCATCGACTTCTTCGAGCACCGGCGGCTGCCGTACCTGGTGGCCATCAACTGCTTCGACGGGATGCAGTACCACGACCCGCAGGACGTCCGGGACGCGCTCGCGATCTCCCCGGACGTGCCGGTGGTGGCCTGCGACGCCCGCAACCGGGAGTCGACGAAGCACGTGCTGATCTCGCTTGTCGAGTACGTGCTCACCATGCGGCGCTCGCGGGCCGTCGCCCCCGCCTGA
- a CDS encoding DUF742 domain-containing protein, whose product MVDRDEPTGALVRPYAVTRGRTRPRLEIALEALVETTVRGRSVATGNGGQGREHQYIAALCDGRVQSLAEIAARMQLPLGVARVLIADMATDGLVAVHEPTILDDSDDAVGTELLERVLSGLRRL is encoded by the coding sequence ATGGTCGATCGTGACGAACCGACCGGAGCGTTGGTCCGTCCATACGCCGTGACCCGCGGTCGTACCCGCCCCCGGCTCGAGATCGCCCTGGAGGCGCTCGTCGAGACGACGGTGCGCGGCCGGTCGGTTGCCACTGGCAACGGTGGCCAGGGCCGTGAGCACCAGTACATCGCCGCGCTGTGTGACGGACGCGTGCAGTCGCTCGCCGAGATCGCGGCGCGGATGCAGCTTCCGCTCGGCGTGGCCCGGGTGCTCATCGCCGACATGGCGACGGACGGCCTGGTCGCGGTCCACGAGCCGACCATTTTGGACGACTCCGACGACGCGGTGGGCACTGAACTGCTGGAGAGGGTGCTGAGTGGACTTCGCAGGCTCTGA
- a CDS encoding roadblock/LC7 domain-containing protein, with the protein MTTTQDLGWLLANFADRVPGVAHAVAVSADGLLLASSRDLPRDRADQLAAIASGLVSLTQGAARCFEGGAVLQTVVEMDNGFLFLMSISDGSSFAVLAARSCDVGQVGYEMALLVDRVGDALTPQPRTAVGMMG; encoded by the coding sequence ATGACAACTACGCAGGATCTCGGATGGCTGCTCGCCAACTTCGCCGACCGGGTGCCCGGTGTGGCGCACGCGGTCGCGGTCTCCGCCGACGGCCTGCTCCTCGCTTCGTCCCGTGACCTTCCGCGGGACCGCGCGGACCAGCTCGCGGCGATCGCGTCCGGCCTGGTCAGCCTGACCCAGGGCGCGGCGCGCTGCTTCGAGGGCGGGGCGGTGCTCCAGACCGTCGTCGAGATGGACAACGGCTTCCTGTTCCTGATGTCCATCTCGGACGGCTCGTCCTTCGCCGTGCTGGCCGCGCGCAGCTGCGACGTCGGGCAGGTCGGTTACGAGATGGCCCTGCTCGTCGACCGGGTGGGCGACGCTCTGACCCCGCAGCCGCGCACGGCTGTCGGGATGATGGGCTGA
- a CDS encoding sensor histidine kinase codes for MSKRPTTAGSFLSRLSRPASRLRDMPIWSKLGLIMIVPTIATVVVGTSGLVDHLETLNNANRAGDLANLVAYSGDLADRLQDERVTSVLFLTAKEVQTRAQYQEAYNRANQRVDQAKGPYSDQRRTIEDLPRTFEARLKDVDDGLADLPGTRSQVYNGKFTGDEARTNYEALISDLLAIRDSAIQLAGDNDLSDQMRAAAAVARQKEYLAQRRVVVHQALTQQSLTQNLRQQFTASETGGTQALESFKAVANQADSEFFDQTVSGPDKREADLYTGLIRNNISGKLDSPPFTRDQWDGAMVANAKLIRTVETRLDGNVVRHADELRSDTQRQVFLETGLLLSMLLLAILFAYLVARSMARSLRDLRQGALSVAQYGLPQAVARLRDPQVTGQLSPVQLANQIAEPLPVRSKDEFGQVTEAFNAVHLEAVRTAAEQAALRASVATMFVNLARRSQILVDRLIGHLDRLERGEEDPDRLAELFQLDHLATRMRRNDENLLVLAGADSTRVQREPAALIDVLRAAQSEVEHYTRIEFGVIDRDIEVAAHAVNDLVHLVAELFDNATAFSPPDSHVMVEARRVGDRASLYVEDRGIGISHEQLRELNERLATPPQVDVAVSRMMGLVVVARLASRHGVKVELRPGGDRGTVADVTLPTSVLVPRALAGRGQPAPALPAATGPQQGGLAPAFGAGPQQGGPTPAFGALAALGNGPHTPPPAPHPGASGNQVTLGGRSFDPAPRNGSGTPANAGAGRSMPAWSDLTGAGPLAGGDGFTPRSSNGQQIDPLPQRRTPAEADPASTGQQPAIPRQLPSSPETRGYNPPPVSAPPVPPVSAPPLPPVSGVPVSGHPVSGSPASGYPVSGAPSSGYPVSGAPSAGYPVSGSPAQGYPVSGSPAQGYPVSGSPAQGYPVSGVPAFGQPVSAAPAPVPPVTQVPPRPAPPAPAPQVGAPPVWPPVATPDQGAAPAVPERLAAGLDMTTELPRVTRPETPPAVTAPAPAPVPAPRPTTPQQAGNRQRYADETMELPIFRELESAWFRTRKPGPNEEAAAAPAAAANSAATQQFAKVDAAGRAVQQTPPGTTGNTPMAHTPTAGGAPHDNGSANGGTRPGYAGALPTRQPAAPPQPGWQTAADDGWRAASAATEVPVAETTQKGLPKRKPMAQLVPGGIEKPSTSVQRRTPEGVRGLLSAYHRGVQRGRNNPTDSNSTGPEGTPGGQQSSQSGSGPVAGSGQKEQQG; via the coding sequence GTGAGCAAACGGCCAACGACGGCGGGCTCCTTCCTGTCGCGTCTGAGCCGGCCGGCCAGCCGGCTCCGCGACATGCCGATCTGGTCCAAGCTCGGCCTGATCATGATCGTGCCGACGATCGCCACAGTCGTGGTCGGCACCAGCGGTCTGGTCGACCACCTGGAGACGCTCAACAACGCCAACCGGGCCGGTGACCTGGCGAACCTGGTCGCCTACTCGGGCGATCTGGCGGACCGGCTCCAGGACGAGCGGGTCACCTCGGTGCTCTTCCTCACCGCGAAGGAAGTGCAGACGCGGGCGCAGTACCAGGAGGCCTACAACCGGGCCAACCAGCGGGTGGACCAGGCGAAGGGCCCCTACTCCGACCAGCGGCGCACGATCGAGGACCTGCCCCGCACCTTCGAGGCCAGGCTGAAGGACGTCGACGACGGGCTCGCCGACCTGCCGGGCACCCGCAGCCAGGTCTACAACGGCAAGTTCACCGGCGACGAGGCGCGGACGAACTACGAGGCGCTGATCAGCGACCTGCTGGCGATCCGCGACTCGGCCATCCAGCTCGCCGGCGACAACGACCTGAGCGACCAGATGCGCGCGGCGGCCGCGGTCGCCCGGCAGAAGGAGTACCTGGCCCAGCGCCGGGTGGTCGTCCACCAGGCGCTCACCCAGCAGAGCCTCACCCAGAACCTGCGCCAGCAGTTCACCGCCAGCGAGACCGGCGGGACGCAGGCGTTGGAGAGCTTCAAGGCGGTCGCCAACCAGGCCGACTCCGAGTTCTTCGACCAGACCGTCTCCGGCCCCGACAAGCGCGAGGCGGACCTCTACACCGGCCTCATCCGGAACAACATCTCCGGCAAGCTGGACAGCCCGCCCTTCACGCGGGACCAGTGGGACGGGGCCATGGTGGCCAACGCGAAGCTGATCCGCACGGTGGAGACGCGGCTGGACGGCAACGTGGTCCGCCACGCCGACGAGCTGCGGTCGGACACCCAGCGCCAGGTGTTCCTGGAGACCGGCCTGCTGCTCAGCATGCTGCTGCTGGCCATCCTCTTCGCCTACCTGGTGGCCCGCTCGATGGCCCGATCGCTGCGTGACCTGCGCCAGGGCGCCCTCTCGGTGGCCCAGTACGGCCTGCCGCAGGCGGTGGCCCGGCTGCGCGACCCCCAGGTCACCGGGCAGCTCTCCCCGGTGCAGCTGGCGAACCAGATCGCCGAGCCGCTGCCGGTCCGCAGCAAGGACGAGTTCGGCCAGGTGACCGAGGCGTTCAACGCGGTCCACCTGGAGGCCGTCCGGACCGCGGCCGAGCAGGCCGCCCTGCGGGCGTCCGTCGCGACCATGTTCGTCAACCTGGCCCGCCGGTCGCAGATCCTGGTCGACCGGCTGATCGGCCACCTCGACCGGCTGGAGCGCGGCGAGGAGGACCCGGACCGGCTGGCCGAGCTGTTCCAGCTCGACCACCTGGCCACCCGGATGCGCCGCAACGACGAGAACCTGCTGGTCCTCGCCGGCGCGGACTCCACCCGCGTGCAGCGCGAGCCGGCCGCCCTCATCGACGTGCTCCGCGCCGCCCAGTCCGAGGTCGAGCACTACACCCGGATCGAGTTCGGCGTGATCGACCGGGACATCGAGGTCGCCGCGCACGCGGTCAACGACCTCGTGCACCTGGTCGCCGAGCTGTTCGACAACGCCACCGCCTTCTCCCCGCCGGACTCGCACGTCATGGTGGAGGCCCGGCGGGTGGGTGACCGCGCCTCCCTCTACGTGGAGGACCGGGGCATCGGCATCAGCCACGAGCAGCTCCGCGAGCTGAACGAGCGGCTGGCCACGCCGCCGCAGGTGGACGTGGCGGTCTCCCGGATGATGGGCCTCGTCGTGGTCGCCCGGCTGGCCTCCCGGCACGGCGTCAAGGTCGAGCTGCGGCCCGGCGGCGACCGTGGCACCGTCGCCGACGTCACGCTGCCCACCTCGGTCCTGGTGCCGCGCGCCCTCGCCGGCCGCGGCCAGCCGGCGCCGGCCCTCCCGGCCGCCACCGGTCCGCAGCAGGGCGGCCTGGCTCCGGCGTTCGGCGCGGGCCCGCAGCAGGGTGGCCCCACCCCGGCGTTCGGCGCCCTTGCCGCGCTGGGCAACGGCCCGCACACCCCGCCGCCGGCTCCGCACCCCGGCGCCTCCGGCAACCAGGTCACCCTGGGCGGGCGTTCCTTCGACCCGGCGCCGCGCAACGGCTCCGGCACCCCGGCCAACGCCGGCGCCGGCCGCTCGATGCCGGCCTGGTCCGACCTGACCGGTGCCGGCCCTCTCGCCGGCGGTGACGGCTTCACCCCGCGCAGCTCGAACGGCCAGCAGATCGACCCGCTGCCCCAGCGGCGCACCCCGGCCGAGGCCGACCCGGCCTCCACCGGCCAGCAGCCGGCCATCCCGCGGCAGCTGCCGAGCAGCCCCGAGACCCGTGGGTACAACCCGCCGCCGGTCTCCGCTCCGCCGGTCCCGCCGGTGTCGGCGCCGCCGCTGCCGCCGGTCTCCGGTGTGCCGGTCTCCGGCCACCCCGTGTCCGGCTCGCCGGCCTCCGGCTACCCCGTGTCGGGTGCGCCGTCCTCCGGTTACCCCGTGTCCGGGGCGCCGTCCGCCGGCTACCCCGTCTCCGGCTCGCCCGCGCAGGGCTACCCCGTGTCCGGCTCGCCCGCGCAGGGCTACCCCGTGTCCGGCTCGCCCGCGCAGGGCTACCCGGTGTCGGGTGTGCCGGCCTTCGGCCAGCCGGTGTCGGCCGCGCCCGCGCCGGTGCCGCCGGTGACCCAGGTGCCGCCGCGTCCGGCTCCGCCGGCTCCCGCGCCGCAGGTCGGCGCCCCGCCGGTCTGGCCGCCGGTCGCCACGCCCGACCAGGGCGCCGCCCCGGCGGTTCCGGAGCGGCTCGCCGCCGGCCTCGACATGACGACCGAGCTGCCCCGGGTCACCCGCCCGGAGACGCCGCCGGCCGTCACCGCGCCCGCGCCGGCACCGGTCCCCGCGCCGCGGCCGACCACGCCGCAGCAGGCGGGCAACCGCCAGCGGTACGCGGACGAGACGATGGAGCTGCCGATCTTCCGGGAGCTGGAATCGGCCTGGTTCCGCACGCGCAAGCCGGGGCCCAACGAGGAGGCGGCCGCGGCACCGGCCGCGGCGGCCAACAGCGCCGCGACCCAGCAGTTCGCCAAGGTCGACGCCGCCGGTCGGGCCGTGCAGCAGACACCACCCGGGACGACAGGTAACACGCCGATGGCACACACTCCGACGGCCGGCGGAGCGCCGCACGACAACGGCTCGGCGAACGGGGGAACCCGTCCCGGTTACGCCGGTGCGCTGCCCACCCGGCAGCCCGCCGCCCCGCCGCAGCCCGGTTGGCAGACCGCGGCCGACGACGGTTGGCGGGCCGCCTCGGCGGCCACCGAGGTCCCGGTCGCGGAGACCACCCAGAAGGGCCTGCCGAAGCGGAAGCCGATGGCGCAGCTCGTGCCGGGTGGCATCGAGAAGCCGTCCACGTCGGTGCAGCGCCGCACACCGGAAGGCGTACGCGGTCTGCTCTCGGCCTACCATCGGGGCGTGCAGCGGGGGCGTAACAACCCGACCGACAGCAACTCCACCGGCCCGGAGGGGACTCCGGGCGGGCAGCAGTCCTCGCAGTCTGGCTCAGGCCCAGTGGCCGGGAGCGGGCAGAAGGAGCAACAAGGATGA
- a CDS encoding ATP-binding protein, giving the protein MDWESPLSWDADTAVETIARLARHGKAEVPVYAIGADRRVATRPFDVDGSPLFVAEGIFAAEIVEECRRRGLLAGAYALRRPRGATFVRRLARDLAEQRKAPRVLIRRGVALLRAEPAVLRRQTGLGAEAARAGQVLRRVAALLAGHPRQP; this is encoded by the coding sequence GTGGACTGGGAGTCCCCGCTGTCCTGGGACGCGGACACGGCGGTGGAAACAATCGCCCGACTGGCCCGGCACGGCAAGGCCGAAGTGCCGGTTTATGCGATCGGCGCGGACCGCCGGGTGGCCACCCGGCCATTCGACGTCGACGGATCGCCACTTTTCGTCGCCGAAGGGATCTTCGCCGCCGAGATCGTCGAGGAGTGCCGCCGCCGGGGCCTGCTCGCCGGGGCGTACGCGCTGCGCCGCCCCCGTGGCGCGACCTTCGTCCGCCGGCTCGCCCGCGACCTGGCCGAGCAGCGCAAGGCGCCGCGGGTGCTGATCCGGCGCGGGGTGGCGCTGCTGCGCGCGGAGCCGGCGGTGCTGCGCCGGCAGACCGGGCTGGGCGCCGAGGCGGCCCGGGCCGGGCAGGTGCTGCGCCGGGTGGCCGCCCTGCTCGCCGGCCACCCGCGGCAGCCCTGA